Below is a genomic region from Anoxybacillus flavithermus.
CATATGGGCAAGCATCGTATAAAGCAGCGGCAACGATAAGATGATAGAAATCGCGAGTTGCCGTTGTTTTTGTTTAAGCCGCTCTTCTTTCCGGCCAGCATCGTCTTGTTCTTCGTTTCGAATCTGCCCCTTGTACCCAAGCTTTTTGATTTTTTCTAAAATGTCTTCGACAGATGTAACGCCTTCCTTGTATTCGACAACAGCACTGTTTGTCGCCAAGTTTACAGCAGCGCTTGTCACACCTTCCATCCGATTTAACCCTTTTTCAATCCGTGTCGCACATGCCGCACATGTCATTCCTTCAATATCAAGCGTCACTTTTTCTGTCGCAACGCCATACCCCAAATTCTCAATTTTCGTTTCGATATCGGCGATCGTTTGCTTCGATGGATCATATTTAATCGTTGCTTTTTCCATTGCCAAATTGACATTGGCTTCTACTCCATCCATCTTATTTAATACTTTCTCAATCCGATTGGCACACGCGGCACATGTCATGCCGGTCACTCTAAGTGTGACATGCTTTTGTTCACTCATAATGCTGCCCACTCCTTTCACTTTGAGAACTGTTTAATGACATCCATTAATTCGCGAATGGATTCTTCTCCGCTTCCTTCGCGAATCGCTTTCGATACACAATGGCCAACATGACGTTCTAGCAAGTTCAATCCTACTTTATTTAACGCTGCCGTGATCGCTGAAATTTGCACTAAAATATCAATACAATAACGATTGTCCTCCACCATTTTTTGCACACCGCGCACTTGTCCTTCAATGCGCTTCAAGCGCTTGATAATGCTTTCGATTTCCTGTTCCGTTCGTGGAACCATTTTTTTATCCAAATTATGATCTTCACAATGGTTCATAAAACATCACCTCTTCAATTACATTATACCGGTAATGGGTATAAAGCACAA
It encodes:
- a CDS encoding transcriptional regulator, which translates into the protein MNHCEDHNLDKKMVPRTEQEIESIIKRLKRIEGQVRGVQKMVEDNRYCIDILVQISAITAALNKVGLNLLERHVGHCVSKAIREGSGEESIRELMDVIKQFSK